The following are from one region of the Sciurus carolinensis chromosome 5, mSciCar1.2, whole genome shotgun sequence genome:
- the Znf239 gene encoding zinc finger protein 239, whose translation MATQDSPMKFFKNELQDPQESRSLFVTEESTERKVIRGENLPMKHCSENLQVKLVSDLTELESPLFGHEVNCQSNQLGGSLDPFDYNCKDIYRWKSKLVRCSHQRAHTEEQPCNHNDCGKTPNTSPDAHPSEKIHTTEKHCKCGGCGKDLNQNSELPLHQRDHTEEKPYKCEQCGKGFTRSSSLLIHQAVHTDEKPYKCDKCGKGFTRSSSLLIHHAVHTGEKPYKCDKCGKGFSQSSKLHIHQRVHTGEKPYECGECGMSFSQRSNLHIHQRVHTGERPYKCGECGKGFSQSSNLHIHRCIHTGEKPYQCYECGKGFSQSSDLRIHLRVHTGEKPYHCGKCGKGFSQSSKLLIHQRVHTGEKPYECSKCGKGFSQSSNLHIHQRVHRKDPL comes from the coding sequence ATGGCCACACAAGACTCCCCTATGAAATTCTTTAAGAATGAACTTCAGGATCCTCAGGAGAGCAGAAGTCTTTTTGTAACTGAAGAAAGCACTGAGAGAAAAGTGATAAGAGGGGAAAATCTTCCTATGAAACATTGTTCAGAAAACCTTCAAGTTAAACTTGTGTCTGATCTAACAGAACTGGAGTCACCATTGTTTGGTCATGAGGTAAATTGCCAGAGTAACCAGTTGGGGGGCTCTTTGGATCCCTTTGACTATAACTGTAAAGATATTTATAGATGGAAATCAAAGTTGGTCAGATGTAGTCATCAGAGAGCTCACACAGAGGAGCAACCCTGTAACCATAATGACTGTGGGAAAACACCAAATACCAGCCCAGATGCTCATCCCTCTGAAAAAATCCACACTACAGAGAAACATTGCAAATGTGGTGGGTGTGGCAAGGACTTGAATCAGAACTCAGAACTACCACTTCATCAAAGAGACCACACAGAagaaaaaccctacaaatgtgAGCAGTGTGGGAAGGGCTTCACCAGGAGCTCAAGTCTGCTGATCCATCAGGCAGTCCACACGGATGAGAAACCTTATAAGTGTGACAAGTGTGGGAAAGGCTTCACCAGGAGCTCGAGTCTGCTGATCCATCATGCAGTCCATACAGGCGAGAAACCTTATAAATGTGACAAGTGTGGGAAGGGCTTCAGTCAGAGCTCCAAACTGCATATCCACCAGCGAGTCCATACTGGGGAGAAACCCTATGAGTGTGGGGAGTGTGGTATGAGCTTCAGTCAGCGCTCAAACCTGCACATCCACCAGCGAGTCCACACAGGAGAGAGGCCCTACAAATGTGGAGAATGTGGGAAGGGGTTCAGCCAGAGCTCAAACCTTCACATTCACCGGTGCAtccacacaggagagaagccttACCAGTGTTATGAGTGTGGAAAGGGCTTCAGCCAAAGCTCGGACCTTCGCATCCATCTCAGggtccacactggagagaagccctaccactGTGGCAAGTGTGGGAAGGGATTTAGCCAGAGTTCCAAACTCCTCATCCACCAGAGAGtgcatactggagagaagccctatgagtgCAGCAAATGTGGAAAGGGCTTCAGCCAGAGCTCCAACCTTCACATCCACCAGCGGGTTCACAGGAAGGATCCCCTTTAA